A single Triticum dicoccoides isolate Atlit2015 ecotype Zavitan chromosome 2A, WEW_v2.0, whole genome shotgun sequence DNA region contains:
- the LOC119355323 gene encoding uncharacterized protein LOC119355323: MAAPALLSLSPAVSRHTHLLFSHTHSPRHLRLTPLAASSSPSPSPSPSPAAGGGGVFLSPSALSQLDALAAFRYEHTFPHGSLTVRALTPTDDAEAEVLVRLLASSFSKDVRWAPAQRYAQLLAFVIRRYLYERRGLAPHAAVLVGFYKPAAAEEGGEGVVDGDEGEMACTAEVSLDAVGAPGAPPTPTPPLEFPYICNMTVKTSLRRRGIGKQLLKACEDLVVKMDAKTRVYLHCRIIDEVPFNMYIKAGYDIVQTDSILVWLSLQKRKHLMRKELPQVSVGSDVQP, from the exons atggccGCGCCcgccctcctctccctctcccccgcCGTCTCCAGGCACACCCACCTCCTCTTCTCCCACACCCACTCGCCTCGCCACCTCCGCCTCACCCctctcgccgcctcctcctccccctccccctccccctccccctcgccggccgccggcggcggcggcgtcttcctCTCGCCGAGCGCGCTCTCGCAGCTCGACGCGCTCGCCGCCTTCCGCTACGAGCACACCTTCCCCCACGGCAGCCTCACAGTGCGGGCCCTCACCCCGACCGACGACGCCGAGGCCGAGGTGCTCGTCCGCCTCCTCGCTTCCTCCTTCTCCAAGGACGTCAGATGGGCCCCCGCGCAGCGCTACGCCCAGCTCCTCGCCTTCGTCATCCGCCGCTACCTTTACGAGCGCCGCGGCCTCGCGCCCCACGCTGCCGTCCTAGTGGGTTTCTACAAGCCCGCCGCCGCGGAAGAAGGGGGGGAGGGCGTGGTCGACGGGGATGAGGGAGAGATGGCGTGCACCGCCGAGGTGTCGCTGGACGCGGTGGGCGCCCCGGGGGCACCGCCCACGCCAACGCCGCCGCTCGAGTTCCCTTACATCTGCAACATGACCGTGAAGACCTCGTTGAGGAG GAGAGGAATTGGAAAACAACTTCTTAAGGCATGTGAGGATCTGGTTGTCAAGATGGATGCCAAAACGCGTGTATATCTTCATTGTAGAATAATTGATGAAGTGCCGTTCAACATGTACATAAAAGCAGGATACGACATTGTTCAGACTGACAGTATCCTTGTTTGGCTGAGCCTCCAGAAGCGCAAGCACTTGATGCGCAAGGAATTACCGCAAGTTTCTGTTGGTAGTGATGTAcaaccttag